In a genomic window of Brevinematia bacterium:
- a CDS encoding ATP-binding protein: protein MANENGGNSKVGIVIGTKESTPCEFWFEVFGDNPVCVDDIVKVENYVERIGKVSFFGVVVNILKGFEGVDFHSWNKETLRGIIPYQVYHIAHVRITRIEPESKLIPPDPGSEVFRVVSTEETRKAMNMDDKKNLLPAGILNNGEVAYINWEFINGQKGAHISISGISGIATKTSYSLFLIHSMMYCRTIDEREKRNLRALVFSVKGEDLLHIDKESREFDNNAKLQFEKMGLETTPFRTKDINFYLPPDPEDPSRPLTSERQDEKTCIYGWSLKDFFKERLVEYMFDQEERENDNFTYVLNHFSDVMKREAEESPECRVEVKVGNKVFNLVSLYDDAETRKVVDKIKNSERIDISLSQLLELTGQEDENLGVDTEELRRFFFPSKAQHQTISKFIRKFAVCAKDISFLVRMKESKKVDWESKKVTVISISDKFLSFRAQRFVVGSILSELYFGEKTPKSKGLTVFVMLDELNKYAPAVGFSPIKNILLDIAERGRSLGIILIGAQQMASEVDPRIISNSSVKVNGRLDSAEVENRVYRHLSSEFREKAKKIRSGTMILFQPDIEVPLVINFPKPPYATRKEEIKPSETELKEIESSFA from the coding sequence ATGGCTAATGAGAACGGGGGTAATAGTAAGGTTGGGATAGTTATTGGCACAAAAGAATCAACGCCCTGTGAGTTTTGGTTTGAGGTGTTTGGGGATAATCCTGTTTGTGTTGACGATATTGTAAAAGTTGAGAATTACGTAGAAAGGATTGGGAAGGTTAGCTTCTTTGGCGTTGTTGTTAACATTCTTAAGGGGTTTGAGGGAGTAGACTTCCATAGCTGGAATAAGGAGACACTTAGGGGTATAATTCCTTACCAAGTTTACCACATAGCGCATGTCAGGATAACGAGAATTGAGCCTGAGAGTAAACTAATACCTCCTGACCCTGGAAGTGAGGTATTTAGGGTAGTGAGCACCGAGGAGACTAGAAAGGCTATGAATATGGATGATAAGAAAAACTTACTACCTGCTGGTATTCTCAACAATGGTGAAGTTGCTTACATAAACTGGGAGTTTATTAACGGTCAAAAAGGAGCACATATCTCTATTTCAGGAATCTCAGGTATTGCTACGAAAACTTCTTACTCCCTATTCTTGATTCACTCAATGATGTATTGTAGAACCATAGATGAAAGGGAGAAGAGAAACTTAAGAGCTTTAGTATTCAGTGTTAAAGGTGAGGATTTGTTACACATAGACAAGGAGAGTAGAGAGTTTGATAACAATGCAAAATTGCAGTTTGAAAAGATGGGGTTAGAAACAACTCCGTTTAGAACCAAAGATATCAATTTCTACCTACCTCCTGATCCAGAAGATCCTAGTAGGCCTTTGACAAGTGAACGTCAGGATGAGAAAACTTGTATATATGGTTGGAGTCTGAAGGACTTTTTCAAAGAGAGACTAGTAGAATATATGTTTGACCAAGAGGAGAGAGAAAATGATAACTTTACCTATGTGTTAAATCACTTCTCAGATGTTATGAAGCGTGAAGCAGAGGAGTCTCCTGAGTGTAGAGTAGAAGTTAAAGTAGGTAATAAAGTGTTCAACTTAGTTTCTCTTTACGATGATGCTGAAACTCGGAAAGTGGTGGACAAAATTAAAAATTCTGAAAGGATAGATATCTCTCTTTCTCAGCTTCTGGAATTAACAGGGCAAGAAGATGAGAATTTGGGAGTGGATACCGAGGAGTTAAGGAGGTTTTTCTTTCCTTCTAAGGCTCAGCATCAAACGATTTCAAAGTTTATAAGGAAGTTTGCAGTATGTGCTAAGGATATTTCTTTTTTGGTCCGTATGAAAGAGTCTAAAAAAGTTGATTGGGAGTCAAAGAAAGTTACGGTTATAAGTATTTCAGATAAATTTCTCTCTTTTAGGGCGCAGAGATTTGTTGTGGGCAGTATTTTATCGGAGTTGTATTTTGGTGAGAAAACTCCAAAGTCAAAGGGATTAACGGTTTTTGTAATGTTGGACGAGCTTAACAAATATGCTCCTGCTGTAGGATTTAGTCCTATAAAGAATATACTTCTTGATATAGCTGAAAGGGGTAGAAGTTTAGGTATTATACTTATAGGGGCTCAGCAGATGGCAAGTGAGGTTGATCCGAGAATTATTTCCAATTCCAGTGTTAAGGTTAATGGTAGACTTGATTCTGCTGAGGTTGAGAATAGGGTTTATAGACATCTATCTAGCGAGTTTAGGGAGAAAGCAAAAAAGATAAGAAGTGGTACGATGATACTCTTCCAGCCAGATATTGAGGTTCCTCTTGTTATAAATTTTCCTAAACCTCCGTATGCAACAAGAAAAGAGGAAATAAAACCTTCAGAAACTGAGTTAAAGGAGATTGAAAGTAGTTTTGCCTAA
- a CDS encoding 5-formyltetrahydrofolate cyclo-ligase, which translates to MKGSIRRLLLSRRNSVPILEQVSLSESIHRRLLLTEYWKSSKSVMLYVSIGSEVMTLRLVTYVLEDGKVLILPKVRGREILPVAVTSKFKLVSGFRGILEPEGGEVFDSVIDIAIVPVVGFDENGHRLGYGGGFYDRFLAKNLERIKLKVGLAYECQKVNLLPYEDRDVKLDLVITENGVYSF; encoded by the coding sequence ATGAAGGGAAGTATAAGGAGACTATTGTTGTCTAGGAGAAATTCAGTGCCTATTTTGGAGCAGGTTAGTCTTTCAGAGAGTATTCACAGAAGGCTTCTCTTGACTGAATATTGGAAGAGTTCTAAAAGCGTGATGCTTTATGTGTCAATAGGTTCTGAGGTTATGACACTTAGGTTGGTAACGTATGTTCTGGAAGATGGTAAGGTTTTGATTTTGCCAAAGGTGAGAGGTAGGGAGATATTGCCTGTAGCGGTTACTTCAAAGTTCAAGCTCGTGAGTGGTTTTAGGGGAATACTTGAACCTGAGGGGGGAGAAGTTTTTGATAGTGTTATTGACATAGCTATTGTTCCTGTTGTGGGGTTTGATGAGAATGGTCATAGGCTTGGGTATGGAGGTGGCTTTTATGATAGATTTTTGGCGAAGAATTTAGAAAGGATAAAGCTAAAGGTAGGACTTGCGTATGAATGTCAAAAAGTCAACTTGCTACCCTATGAAGATCGTGATGTTAAGCTTGACTTGGTAATAACTGAGAATGGGGTATACAGTTTTTAG